Sequence from the Cucumis sativus cultivar 9930 chromosome 1, Cucumber_9930_V3, whole genome shotgun sequence genome:
CGAGCAGTTAGTCTAAGTAAGGGATCATATCGAAGCAACCCTTGCACAAGATGAATCAATTCCCCACCTGAGTGATCCACATGCTGCATTATCAAGTTCTGCATGTATTTTCACGAGAGAATTAaggtaaaatttataaaccacAGGTCATATACAACAGTTAAGGTATCACCATAAGAATGAATACAAACCGGTAATCGAGCCAACTTTTGAACAGCCTTGATGCTATCCCTCGATGTTGCACCTTCTGGCCAATCTAATCTACCTCTTCTTACATATTTTTCTGCATGCCGGCTATACacacaaaatcaaagaaaatacacaTCAGCATTCTGCCTCCTGATTcgcaaaaaataatataacagAGAAAATAAATGGCCAGAAATTACTCACTCTACTTTCTTTAACATTTCCTGTGGCAATGGACCAAGGACTCGCTCCATCATTGCCAAGTGCTCCAAGTTTTCATGAGTTTGAAACAGAGCCTCACCCTAAAAATGATTTCATGTTGAGATTTCAAAAACACAACCTACAATTATGTATTATATAGAATGTACtaacagaaaaagaaacacataCCGAGCATAGTTCAACAAGGATACAGCCAACACTCCATATATCACAAGGAAATCTCCATCCAAGGCCTACACAATTGAATGAATGATCAAGTCATGCACTCAACACATATCAGAAtatacaaagaaaacaaaaaggttaaaaaCATGATCAGAATTCTTTACCAAGAATAACCTCTGGTGCTCGATAATGCCGTGTAGATACAATGTAATTTTGATCTTGACGATCATAAGTAGTGCTACCAAAATCAATCACCTTTATAGCACTTGACTTAGGCACTCTTTTGAAGTTAGAACTGTCCCTTGGTGATCGAGATAAATTCTaaacaaaagatcaaattaattatgagaaGCCAGAACCTAAAATAGCTGGAACGATCTTCCTcaaaaaaagaaccaaagttttaaaatggaaaccagatagaaaacaaatcaaaGTACCTTATAGTCATGTACTTTCACATAATCTCCAGAGACCAACAATATATTCTCTGGCTTCAAGTCAGTGTGTATCATTCGTAGGTCATGCATGACTGAATTTCAAGGGTCAATGAAATTATCAGTACACAGAACACAAAATGATAAGAAACTGACTCGTCAcacaattttgttaaaattgaataaaaaatggaacaTGTAGCAGATGGCAATAACTAATTTGAAGTGAAGAGATTTGTGGagtaaattttacaaacaaacaaaagacaCTAAAAGaacaaggaaagaaaaagggacTAGGTTCAATAAAATACTACACACATGCTACACATTCCAACAGTTGTCTGCCAATGTCACGAACTAGGTCAATGGGAAAGGAGCGATAATTGTTTTTCCGTAGAAAATCGTATAAGCTTGGCCCAAGCTTCTCAAACA
This genomic interval carries:
- the LOC101208356 gene encoding serine/threonine-protein kinase AFC2 isoform X2, with the protein product MGEGTFGQVLECWDREKKEMVAIKIVRGIRKYRDAAMIEIEVLQQLGKHDKGGNRCVQIRNWFDYRNHICIVFEKLGPSLYDFLRKNNYRSFPIDLVRDIGRQLLECVAFMHDLRMIHTDLKPENILLVSGDYVKVHDYKNLSRSPRDSSNFKRVPKSSAIKVIDFGSTTYDRQDQNYIVSTRHYRAPEVILGLGWRFPCDIWSVGCILVELCSGEALFQTHENLEHLAMMERVLGPLPQEMLKKVDRHAEKYVRRGRLDWPEGATSRDSIKAVQKLARLPNLIMQHVDHSGGELIHLVQGLLRYDPLLRLTAREALRHPFFTRDSLRR
- the LOC101208356 gene encoding serine/threonine-protein kinase AFC2 isoform X3; translation: MIKVATVMHDLRMIHTDLKPENILLVSGDYVKVHDYKNLSRSPRDSSNFKRVPKSSAIKVIDFGSTTYDRQDQNYIVSTRHYRAPEVILGLGWRFPCDIWSVGCILVELCSGEALFQTHENLEHLAMMERVLGPLPQEMLKKVDRHAEKYVRRGRLDWPEGATSRDSIKAVQKLARLPNLIMQHVDHSGGELIHLVQGLLRYDPLLRLTAREALRHPFFTRDSLRR
- the LOC101208356 gene encoding serine/threonine-protein kinase AFC2 isoform X1, producing the protein MEMERMIEFPHTHLDRRPRKRARLGWDVVPEAPKAQVGICCGQEIANIPSFASTRAPSDHSSNPLFVKGVARNGSPPWREDDKDGHYMFALGENLTSRYKIHSKMGEGTFGQVLECWDREKKEMVAIKIVRGIRKYRDAAMIEIEVLQQLGKHDKGGNRCVQIRNWFDYRNHICIVFEKLGPSLYDFLRKNNYRSFPIDLVRDIGRQLLECVAFMHDLRMIHTDLKPENILLVSGDYVKVHDYKNLSRSPRDSSNFKRVPKSSAIKVIDFGSTTYDRQDQNYIVSTRHYRAPEVILGLGWRFPCDIWSVGCILVELCSGEALFQTHENLEHLAMMERVLGPLPQEMLKKVDRHAEKYVRRGRLDWPEGATSRDSIKAVQKLARLPNLIMQHVDHSGGELIHLVQGLLRYDPLLRLTAREALRHPFFTRDSLRR